One Polaribacter sp. SA4-12 genomic window carries:
- a CDS encoding aminotransferase class V-fold PLP-dependent enzyme codes for MINVDKIREDFPILKRTVHGKPLVYFDNAATSQTPQIVIDAIVDYYSNYNANIHRGVHTLSQIATDKYEEARIKIQKHFNAKEAYEIILTSGTTHSINMVASGFASLLNKGDEIIVSALEHHSNIVPWQMLCEKTGAILKVIPMNEDGSLQMDVYHTLLNENTKLVFCNHVSNALGTVNPIKEIIDAAHKVNAAVLIDGAQATPHIKPDVQALDVDFYVASAHKLCGPTGVGLLYGKQEWLEKLPPYQGGGEMIETVSFEKTTYAGLPHKFEAGTPNICGGIAFGTAIDYLNSVGFDEIASYENELLEYGTQELLKIEGLKIYGTTSNKTAVISFNVNEIHPYDIGSILDKLGIAVRTGHHCAQPIMDFYKIPGTIRASFSFYNTKEEIDVLVAGVKRATMMLS; via the coding sequence ATGATAAATGTTGATAAAATTCGTGAAGATTTTCCTATTCTAAAAAGAACCGTTCATGGAAAACCTTTGGTTTATTTTGATAATGCTGCTACTTCACAAACTCCTCAAATAGTTATTGATGCTATTGTTGATTATTATAGTAACTATAACGCCAATATTCATAGAGGTGTTCATACTTTAAGTCAAATTGCTACAGACAAATATGAAGAAGCACGTATTAAAATTCAGAAACATTTTAATGCAAAAGAGGCGTATGAAATCATTCTAACTTCTGGTACAACACATAGTATTAATATGGTTGCATCTGGTTTTGCTTCACTTTTAAATAAAGGTGATGAAATTATCGTTTCTGCTTTAGAACATCATTCTAATATTGTGCCTTGGCAAATGTTATGTGAAAAAACAGGCGCTATTTTAAAGGTAATTCCAATGAATGAAGATGGTTCTTTACAAATGGATGTATATCATACTTTGTTAAATGAAAATACAAAACTTGTTTTTTGTAACCACGTTTCAAATGCATTAGGAACCGTAAACCCAATTAAAGAAATAATTGATGCTGCTCATAAAGTAAATGCGGCTGTTTTAATTGATGGAGCTCAGGCAACACCTCATATTAAACCAGATGTACAAGCTTTAGATGTAGATTTTTATGTAGCTTCTGCTCATAAATTATGTGGTCCAACAGGAGTTGGATTATTATACGGAAAACAAGAATGGTTAGAAAAATTACCTCCTTATCAAGGTGGTGGAGAAATGATAGAAACTGTTAGTTTCGAAAAAACGACATACGCAGGTTTGCCTCATAAATTTGAAGCAGGAACTCCAAATATTTGTGGAGGAATCGCTTTTGGAACAGCAATAGATTATCTAAACTCAGTGGGATTCGATGAGATTGCATCTTATGAAAACGAACTTTTAGAATACGGAACGCAAGAATTATTAAAAATTGAAGGGTTAAAAATATACGGAACAACTTCTAATAAAACGGCTGTTATTTCTTTTAATGTGAATGAAATTCATCCTTATGATATTGGCTCTATCTTAGATAAATTAGGAATTGCTGTTAGAACTGGTCATCATTGTGCACAACCAATTATGGATTTTTATAAAATACCTGGAACCATAAGAGCTTCGTTCTCTTTTTACAATACAAAAGAAGAAATAGATGTTTTAGTTGCTGGAGTAAAAAGAGCAACTATGATGTTGTCTTAA
- the sufD gene encoding Fe-S cluster assembly protein SufD, which yields MELKDKLLSSYVAFENHVDTNSDVHEIRSKALQNFEDLGFPSKKLEDWKYTSLNSVLKEDYSLFPSKDNAVELADVKKYFIHDIDTYKVVFIDGKYSSFLSETTHDTIDVCLMSAALNKPKYKAIIDNYFNKIAKQDNLTSLNTAFATEGAYINIPKNVEVQKPIQIIHFTTGSEAATMMQPRNLIIVGENSHVQIIERHQSLTSNPVLTNAVTEIFANKRAFVDYYKIQNDVDNASLVDNSYVEQKSNSVVSVHTFSFGGNITRNNLNFYQKGEHIDSILKGITIIEGKQHVDHHTLVHHIEPNCESHQDYKGIYDGRSTAVFNGKVIVEKEAQKTNAYQQNNNVLMSNKATINAKPQLEIFADDVKCSHGCTIGQLDDDALFYMQQRGIPKKEGKALLMFAFANTVLESVKIPEVKDRITKLIADKLSVNIGFDL from the coding sequence ATGGAATTAAAAGATAAATTATTATCATCATACGTTGCTTTTGAAAATCATGTAGACACCAATTCTGATGTACATGAAATTCGCTCTAAAGCTCTTCAAAATTTCGAGGATTTAGGATTTCCTTCAAAGAAATTAGAAGATTGGAAATACACTTCTTTAAACTCAGTTTTAAAAGAAGATTACAGTTTATTTCCTAGCAAAGATAATGCTGTTGAACTAGCAGATGTAAAAAAGTATTTTATTCATGATATAGATACTTACAAAGTTGTTTTTATCGATGGAAAATACAGTTCTTTTTTATCAGAAACAACACACGACACCATAGACGTTTGTTTAATGTCTGCCGCTTTAAATAAGCCAAAATATAAAGCAATTATTGATAATTACTTCAATAAAATTGCAAAACAAGACAATTTAACGTCTTTAAATACTGCTTTTGCAACTGAAGGAGCATACATTAACATTCCTAAAAATGTTGAGGTACAAAAACCGATTCAGATTATTCATTTTACAACAGGTTCTGAAGCTGCAACAATGATGCAACCAAGAAATTTAATTATTGTAGGTGAAAACTCTCATGTTCAAATTATTGAGCGTCATCAAAGTTTAACGAGTAACCCAGTTTTAACAAATGCAGTTACAGAAATTTTTGCTAACAAAAGAGCTTTTGTAGATTACTATAAAATTCAAAATGATGTTGATAATGCATCTTTAGTTGATAATTCTTATGTAGAACAAAAATCTAATAGTGTGGTTTCTGTACATACTTTTTCTTTTGGAGGAAATATTACTAGAAACAACTTAAACTTTTATCAAAAAGGAGAGCATATAGATTCTATCTTAAAAGGAATTACAATTATTGAAGGAAAACAACATGTAGATCATCACACTTTAGTGCATCATATTGAGCCAAATTGTGAAAGTCATCAAGATTATAAAGGAATTTATGATGGACGTTCTACGGCAGTCTTTAATGGTAAAGTAATTGTTGAAAAAGAAGCTCAGAAAACAAATGCTTATCAGCAAAACAATAATGTTTTAATGAGTAATAAGGCAACCATTAATGCAAAACCTCAACTAGAAATTTTTGCAGATGATGTAAAATGTTCTCACGGTTGTACTATTGGTCAATTAGATGATGATGCATTATTTTACATGCAACAACGTGGTATTCCAAAGAAAGAAGGAAAAGCATTATTAATGTTTGCTTTTGCGAATACTGTCTTAGAAAGCGTTAAAATACCAGAAGTAAAAGACAGAATTACGAAGTTAATCGCAGATAAATTAAGCGTTAATATTGGTTTTGATCTTTAA
- a CDS encoding bifunctional riboflavin kinase/FAD synthetase has translation MNTIHNISNFSTTEKTYVTIGTFDGVHFGHQQIIEKLVLEAKKANRKSVLLTFFPHPRMVLQKDNSLELINTIEERAELLKKTGLDYLIIHPFSKEFSRMTALEFVRDILVNQLNISKLIIGYDHHFGKNREGNIVQLTEYSHLYDFTVEEIPAQDIDDVSVSSTKVRRALAEGNIETANNYLGYNFMLTGSVVNGKQLGGTIGYPTANIDVKESYKLIPKTGVYVVKSTIDKKEVFGIMNIGNRPTVDGSYQTIEVHFLDFNGDLYNQNLTIELLYFLRDEEKFSSIETLIVQIKKDEQTARDFIKSKS, from the coding sequence TTGAACACAATTCATAATATTTCTAACTTTTCTACAACAGAAAAAACATACGTTACTATTGGTACTTTTGATGGTGTTCATTTTGGGCATCAACAAATTATTGAGAAGCTCGTTTTAGAGGCTAAAAAAGCAAATAGAAAATCGGTATTACTTACTTTTTTTCCACATCCAAGAATGGTGTTGCAAAAAGACAATTCTTTAGAGTTGATTAACACTATTGAAGAACGTGCAGAACTTCTTAAAAAAACAGGTTTAGATTACTTAATTATTCATCCTTTTAGCAAAGAATTTTCTAGAATGACTGCTTTAGAGTTTGTTCGTGATATTCTTGTGAATCAACTTAATATTTCGAAATTGATTATTGGTTACGATCATCACTTTGGTAAAAATAGAGAAGGAAACATTGTTCAGTTAACAGAGTATAGTCATTTATATGACTTTACGGTGGAAGAAATTCCTGCACAAGATATCGATGACGTTTCTGTTAGTTCTACAAAAGTAAGACGCGCTTTGGCAGAAGGAAATATTGAAACTGCCAACAACTATTTAGGTTACAATTTTATGTTGACTGGTTCTGTTGTAAACGGAAAACAATTAGGAGGAACAATTGGATATCCGACAGCAAATATTGATGTAAAAGAATCGTATAAATTGATTCCTAAAACGGGTGTTTATGTTGTAAAATCTACGATTGATAAAAAAGAAGTATTTGGAATAATGAACATTGGTAATAGACCTACTGTAGATGGTAGTTACCAAACAATTGAAGTCCATTTTTTAGATTTCAATGGCGATTTATACAACCAAAACCTTACAATAGAATTGCTTTATTTTTTACGTGATGAAGAAAAATTTAGTTCTATTGAAACTTTAATTGTTCAGATTAAAAAAGACGAACAAACTGCCAGAGATTTTATAAAAAGTAAGTCTTAA
- a CDS encoding zinc metalloprotease has product MKKGLLALLLAAGTFIGCQESTDTPNEQQSKVDMSDFYLFTDQYESKTNSKDDDDKCYSMQELNRQLKENPGLYKKMYNAELHTRKHTAKGKPTGGGGSNGGGGDTDVDVTIVADNLGVVNIPVYIHIVYPNASSISNSQVTSQMSVLNSDFSSTNVNQLPSGTTFANDATDAGFSFTLAGTFRHDDATSSWGTNNSVKSAYPPITPETHLNIWVCNIGGGILGYAQFPGGAASTDGVVLGGDYFGVTSGVYGAGRTATHEVGHYFNLRHIWGDGRCRQDDFVADTPSADSSNGGCPTFPSISCKTADMTMNYMDYTYDACMYMFTDGQRNRMRAIFTSGGARASMAGN; this is encoded by the coding sequence ATGAAAAAAGGATTATTAGCGTTGCTTTTAGCAGCAGGAACTTTTATTGGATGTCAAGAAAGTACTGACACTCCAAATGAACAACAGTCTAAAGTAGATATGAGTGATTTCTATCTTTTTACAGATCAATACGAAAGTAAAACCAATTCTAAAGATGATGATGATAAATGCTATTCAATGCAAGAATTGAATAGACAATTAAAAGAAAACCCGGGATTATATAAAAAAATGTACAATGCTGAACTTCACACTAGAAAGCATACTGCAAAAGGTAAACCAACCGGTGGTGGTGGATCAAATGGTGGTGGTGGAGATACTGATGTAGATGTTACTATTGTAGCTGATAACTTAGGTGTTGTTAATATTCCTGTTTATATTCATATTGTTTATCCAAATGCTAGTAGTATTAGTAACTCACAGGTTACTTCTCAAATGAGTGTATTAAATTCAGATTTTTCTAGCACAAATGTTAATCAATTACCTTCAGGTACAACATTTGCTAATGATGCAACAGATGCAGGTTTTAGTTTCACTTTAGCTGGAACATTTAGACATGATGATGCTACATCTTCTTGGGGAACTAATAATTCAGTAAAATCTGCTTACCCTCCTATTACTCCAGAGACTCATTTAAATATTTGGGTATGTAATATTGGTGGTGGAATCTTAGGATATGCACAATTTCCAGGTGGAGCTGCATCAACTGATGGTGTAGTTTTAGGTGGTGATTATTTCGGTGTTACAAGTGGTGTTTATGGTGCTGGTAGAACAGCAACTCATGAAGTTGGTCACTATTTCAATTTACGTCACATTTGGGGAGACGGAAGATGTCGTCAAGACGATTTCGTTGCTGATACTCCATCTGCAGATTCTTCAAATGGAGGATGTCCTACATTTCCTTCTATAAGTTGTAAAACAGCTGACATGACAATGAATTATATGGATTATACTTATGATGCTTGTATGTATATGTTTACAGATGGTCAACGTAATAGAATGAGAGCTATTTTTACTTCTGGAGGAGCAAGAGCTTCTATGGCAGGAAACTAA
- a CDS encoding TonB-dependent receptor: MIKKILLLAFIAFGSVTMVAQTTVSGTVKDAKTGETIPGANIKISRKSVGTNTDFDGYFVLKVADKPPFTLEISVLGFHTAKVEITKNNQKVDVDLVENETSLDEIVVSASRTPERIMESPVTIERMDSRAIKNTSAPSFYDGLENLKGVDVNTNSLTFKSINTRGFATFSNTRFMQLVDGMDNSSPALNFALGNLLGMSELDVKTVELLPGASSALYGANAFNGIMFMTSKSPFEDQGISLSLKGGMTSQEAGGNNEFTDFNIRMAYAFSDKFAAKATLSVLEGTDWFATDYRNTRGGELVAGDRESDRNYNGVNVFGDVVSTNINGVAKALESLGVIPNGAASLIPSENISRTGYNERDLIDYGVESVKFGGSLNFRPFGDDRLEVILNSKFGVGTTQYLGGQKYSIKNFFMQQHKLEVRGKNFFVRGYVTDEDAGDSYNTLFTAININRAWKDDNTWFGQYTGAYLQGTLGGLTSDQAHALGRQTAETGRYEPGSAEFKAAFNKVTNDPNLLTGAKFRDQTKLYHGDANYNFQDVIDFAEIQVGTSYRRYSLNSFGNIFTDADGPINYDEYGIYTQAQKKFLEDDRLKITASLRYDKAQNFDGNFSPRVSFAYAGGENKNQNFRASFQTGFRNPTTQDQYIGLDVGSAILVGGVEDNIDRYSTTFQDAGVSYTLTGRDAYENSYTVSSGGTVKADVAFVKPEKVTAFEVGYRGLVNTGASNRITVDLSVYYNKYEDFIANTNVIVPYNAVGGFKVFQLYANSTADISSYGATIGLNTKILDGFNLGLNYTLAEFEFDQAANPDFEAGFNTPKHKVKLQFGKTDLFKNFGFNINARWQDKYRWESTFVDATIKSRTVLDAQINYSVPSWKSVFKLGGANLTGQEYLSAPGVGAIGSQYYLSWSINN, translated from the coding sequence ATGATAAAAAAGATTTTACTTCTTGCATTTATAGCTTTTGGTAGTGTTACAATGGTCGCTCAAACCACGGTTTCAGGTACAGTTAAGGATGCAAAAACAGGAGAAACGATTCCTGGGGCTAATATTAAAATTTCCAGAAAATCTGTAGGAACTAATACAGATTTTGATGGATACTTTGTATTAAAAGTAGCCGACAAACCACCTTTTACTTTAGAAATTTCTGTTTTAGGATTTCATACAGCAAAAGTAGAAATAACAAAAAACAATCAGAAAGTTGATGTTGATTTAGTAGAAAACGAAACTTCTTTAGATGAAATCGTAGTTTCTGCTTCTAGAACTCCAGAACGTATTATGGAGTCTCCAGTTACTATTGAAAGAATGGATAGTAGAGCCATTAAAAACACTTCTGCACCTAGTTTCTATGACGGACTAGAGAATTTAAAAGGAGTAGATGTTAATACAAACAGTTTAACATTTAAGTCTATTAACACTCGTGGTTTTGCTACATTTTCTAATACACGTTTTATGCAATTAGTAGATGGAATGGATAATTCATCTCCAGCTTTAAACTTTGCATTAGGTAATTTATTAGGTATGTCTGAGTTAGATGTAAAAACAGTAGAATTACTACCAGGAGCTTCTTCTGCATTATATGGTGCAAATGCTTTTAATGGTATTATGTTTATGACAAGTAAAAGTCCTTTTGAAGATCAAGGAATTAGTCTTTCTTTAAAAGGAGGAATGACGAGTCAAGAAGCTGGTGGAAACAATGAGTTTACTGATTTTAATATAAGAATGGCATATGCTTTTTCTGACAAATTTGCTGCAAAAGCAACGCTTTCTGTATTAGAGGGTACTGATTGGTTTGCAACTGATTATAGAAATACTAGAGGTGGCGAATTAGTTGCTGGTGATAGAGAGTCTGATAGAAATTATAATGGTGTTAATGTATTTGGAGATGTAGTTTCTACAAATATAAATGGTGTTGCTAAAGCTCTTGAATCTTTAGGAGTAATACCTAATGGAGCAGCTTCACTTATACCAAGTGAAAACATCAGTAGAACTGGTTATAACGAAAGAGATTTAATTGATTATGGTGTAGAAAGCGTTAAGTTTGGTGGGTCATTAAACTTCCGTCCATTTGGTGATGATCGTTTAGAGGTTATTTTGAATTCTAAATTTGGAGTTGGAACTACTCAGTATTTAGGAGGTCAAAAATATAGTATTAAAAACTTTTTTATGCAGCAGCATAAATTAGAAGTTAGAGGTAAAAACTTTTTTGTAAGAGGTTATGTGACTGATGAAGATGCAGGTGATTCATACAATACCTTATTTACAGCAATAAATATTAATAGAGCATGGAAAGATGATAACACTTGGTTTGGTCAATATACGGGTGCTTATTTACAAGGAACTTTAGGAGGTTTAACATCAGATCAAGCACATGCTTTAGGAAGACAAACTGCAGAAACTGGAAGGTATGAACCAGGTTCAGCAGAATTTAAGGCAGCTTTTAATAAAGTTACTAATGATCCAAACTTATTAACAGGTGCAAAATTTAGAGATCAAACTAAATTATATCATGGAGATGCAAATTATAATTTTCAAGATGTAATAGACTTTGCAGAGATTCAAGTAGGTACTTCTTATAGAAGATACTCTTTAAATTCTTTTGGTAATATATTTACGGATGCAGATGGTCCTATTAATTATGATGAATATGGTATTTATACACAAGCACAAAAGAAATTTTTAGAAGATGATCGTTTAAAAATAACAGCTTCTCTTCGTTATGATAAAGCACAAAATTTTGATGGTAATTTTTCACCAAGAGTTTCATTTGCTTATGCAGGAGGAGAAAATAAAAATCAAAACTTTAGAGCTTCTTTTCAAACAGGTTTTAGAAATCCAACAACTCAAGATCAATACATTGGTTTAGATGTTGGTAGTGCTATTTTAGTAGGTGGTGTTGAAGATAATATAGATAGATATTCTACAACTTTCCAAGATGCTGGAGTTAGTTATACATTAACTGGTAGAGATGCTTATGAAAATTCTTATACTGTCTCAAGTGGAGGAACTGTTAAAGCAGATGTTGCATTTGTAAAACCAGAAAAAGTAACTGCTTTTGAAGTTGGTTATAGAGGTTTGGTAAACACAGGTGCTTCTAATAGAATTACAGTAGATTTAAGTGTGTATTATAATAAATATGAAGATTTTATTGCTAATACGAACGTTATTGTACCTTACAATGCAGTTGGAGGTTTTAAAGTTTTTCAATTGTATGCAAACTCAACAGCAGATATTAGTTCTTATGGAGCAACCATCGGTTTAAACACGAAGATTTTAGATGGGTTTAATTTAGGTCTAAATTATACGCTTGCTGAATTTGAATTTGATCAAGCAGCAAACCCAGATTTTGAAGCAGGATTTAATACCCCAAAACACAAAGTAAAATTACAATTTGGAAAAACTGATTTGTTTAAAAACTTTGGTTTTAATATTAATGCAAGATGGCAAGATAAATATAGATGGGAATCTACTTTTGTAGATGCAACTATAAAATCAAGAACAGTCTTAGATGCACAAATTAATTATAGCGTTCCTTCTTGGAAATCTGTATTTAAATTAGGAGGAGCTAACTTAACAGGACAAGAGTATTTAAGTGCTCCTGGTGTAGGTGCAATTGGTTCTCAATACTACCTTTCTTGGTCAATTAATAACTAA
- a CDS encoding serine hydrolase domain-containing protein — translation MKIFKRLLLLLLVFVLITVIYNYSKLNILAGYSAKNTASSVFVANRTLVFTDSTDNSFSPVNLASDEVDLKTNTATSSVFGLLTRKAVIRKGLGSVLTLEKSDETADYLIPKRAAADNTTPYPFGNGPQKDTVFANVNYQKLNLAVDSLFQKRNKSRAVIVIYKDQIISEKYADGFTKESKILGWSMTKSILSTVFGVLQHQGKINVQDKAPIESWQNDARKNITINNLLQMNSGLEWDENYDKISDATKMLFLDRDMTKMQENKPLVGKPNQSWNYSSGTTNLLSGILRSQFKTHQEYLDFWYSDFIDKIGMSSMVLEADLSGNYVGSSYSWATARDWGKFGLLYLKNGNWNGEELFTKDWVDYITTPTQTSEGIYGAQFWLNADGGFKDVPKNMYYSDGYQGQRVYVLPDNDMVIVRFGLRNFDENEFLKGILESVK, via the coding sequence ATGAAAATTTTTAAAAGACTTTTGCTATTATTACTTGTATTCGTTTTAATTACAGTGATTTATAACTATTCAAAGCTGAATATTTTGGCAGGTTATTCTGCAAAAAACACCGCTTCTTCTGTGTTTGTAGCGAATAGAACTTTAGTGTTTACAGATAGTACAGATAATAGTTTTTCACCAGTAAACTTAGCTTCAGATGAAGTTGATTTAAAAACAAATACGGCAACATCTTCTGTTTTTGGATTATTGACAAGAAAGGCAGTAATTAGAAAAGGTTTAGGAAGTGTTTTAACATTAGAAAAAAGTGATGAAACGGCAGATTATTTAATTCCTAAAAGAGCAGCTGCAGATAATACAACTCCATATCCTTTTGGAAATGGACCTCAAAAAGATACTGTGTTTGCAAATGTTAATTATCAAAAACTAAATCTAGCTGTTGATTCATTATTCCAAAAAAGAAATAAATCTAGAGCAGTTATTGTAATTTATAAAGATCAAATTATTTCAGAAAAATATGCGGATGGTTTTACAAAAGAATCTAAAATTTTAGGGTGGTCTATGACCAAAAGTATTCTAAGTACAGTTTTTGGAGTACTGCAACATCAAGGTAAAATAAATGTACAAGATAAAGCGCCAATAGAATCTTGGCAAAATGATGCACGTAAAAATATTACCATCAATAATTTATTACAGATGAATTCTGGTTTAGAATGGGATGAAAATTATGATAAAATTTCTGACGCAACTAAAATGTTATTTCTAGATAGAGATATGACTAAGATGCAAGAAAACAAACCGTTGGTTGGTAAACCAAATCAATCTTGGAATTACTCTTCTGGAACCACGAATTTATTATCAGGAATTTTAAGAAGTCAGTTTAAAACACATCAAGAATATTTAGATTTTTGGTATTCAGACTTTATTGACAAAATAGGAATGAGCTCTATGGTCTTAGAAGCCGATTTAAGTGGTAATTACGTAGGTTCTTCTTATTCTTGGGCAACTGCGAGAGATTGGGGTAAATTTGGATTGTTATATCTTAAAAATGGAAATTGGAACGGAGAAGAATTGTTTACTAAAGATTGGGTAGATTATATTACAACACCAACACAAACTTCAGAAGGAATTTACGGAGCTCAATTTTGGTTAAATGCTGATGGTGGTTTTAAAGACGTTCCTAAAAACATGTATTATTCAGATGGTTATCAAGGACAAAGAGTCTATGTTTTACCAGATAATGACATGGTAATTGTGCGTTTTGGCTTGAGAAATTTTGATGAAAATGAGTTTTTGAAAGGGATTTTAGAGAGTGTAAAGTAA
- a CDS encoding SGNH/GDSL hydrolase family protein has product MKNYKYLGLFLLTLGLTSCDVNNELDAIPEEVVAEVQLNANGLDFSKFVSIGASFTAGYTDGAMFKAAQENSFPNILASKFGTEFIQPLMNDNIGGLVYGGTAVQPTRFYFDGAGPARLDALPTTELTTVLSGPFNNFGAPGAKSFHLGVAGYGQLNPYFGRMASSPTASVMGDVLAQSPTFFTLSEIGGNDVLGYALSGGSGVDQTGNFDPTSYGVSDITDPNVFASVFSGMVTALTANGAKGVVANVPYITDLANFTTVPYNPIPLDAGTATAVNTGYAQYNGGLLVAQSYSMIDAAEVAKRTITFAAGQNAVVIVDEDLTDLSALGIPSYRQATADDLLLLASSAIIGTLADPSNAASVYGVGVALGDEWVLTPQEQTNIKTATDAYNTTIAAVASSNSNIAMVDFKGVLSEASTGIAFDGYTLTTSLVTGGLVSLDGVHLTARGYALMANKILASMDAEFGSNFTTATDGLAKAGDYPTNYSPLLR; this is encoded by the coding sequence ATGAAGAATTATAAATATTTAGGATTGTTTCTTTTAACTCTTGGCTTAACATCTTGTGATGTAAACAATGAGTTGGATGCAATTCCAGAAGAAGTAGTAGCAGAGGTTCAATTAAATGCAAATGGTTTAGATTTTTCTAAATTCGTTTCTATTGGAGCTTCTTTTACTGCAGGTTATACAGATGGAGCAATGTTTAAAGCAGCTCAAGAAAATTCTTTTCCTAATATTTTGGCATCAAAATTTGGAACAGAGTTTATTCAACCTTTAATGAATGATAATATTGGAGGATTGGTTTATGGTGGAACAGCAGTTCAACCAACAAGGTTTTATTTTGATGGAGCAGGACCAGCAAGATTAGATGCTTTACCTACAACAGAACTAACAACGGTTCTTAGTGGACCATTTAATAATTTTGGTGCACCTGGAGCAAAAAGTTTTCATTTAGGAGTTGCTGGTTATGGACAATTAAATCCTTATTTTGGTAGAATGGCTTCTAGCCCTACTGCTTCAGTTATGGGAGATGTTTTAGCACAAAGTCCAACATTTTTTACATTATCAGAAATCGGTGGAAATGATGTTTTAGGATATGCACTTTCTGGAGGTTCTGGAGTAGATCAAACAGGAAACTTTGATCCAACTTCTTATGGTGTTTCAGATATTACAGACCCTAATGTTTTTGCAAGTGTTTTTAGTGGTATGGTAACTGCTTTAACAGCAAATGGAGCAAAAGGAGTGGTAGCAAACGTACCTTACATTACAGATTTAGCTAATTTTACAACCGTACCTTATAACCCAATTCCTTTAGATGCAGGAACTGCAACAGCTGTAAATACAGGTTATGCTCAATATAATGGTGGTTTGTTAGTTGCACAGTCTTATAGTATGATTGATGCTGCAGAAGTTGCTAAAAGAACAATTACTTTTGCTGCTGGTCAAAATGCAGTTGTTATAGTTGATGAAGATTTAACAGATTTATCTGCTTTAGGAATTCCTTCATATAGACAAGCAACTGCTGATGATTTATTATTATTAGCAAGTTCTGCTATTATTGGTACTTTAGCAGACCCAAGTAATGCAGCAAGTGTTTATGGTGTAGGTGTTGCCTTAGGTGACGAATGGGTATTAACACCACAAGAACAAACTAATATAAAAACAGCTACTGATGCTTACAATACAACAATAGCTGCAGTTGCTAGTTCAAACTCAAATATTGCAATGGTAGACTTTAAAGGTGTTTTATCTGAAGCTTCTACAGGAATTGCTTTTGATGGTTATACTCTAACAACTAGTTTAGTTACAGGTGGTTTAGTAAGTTTAGATGGTGTTCATTTAACTGCTAGAGGTTATGCTTTAATGGCAAATAAAATTCTTGCTTCTATGGATGCAGAGTTTGGTTCAAACTTTACAACAGCTACAGATGGTTTAGCTAAAGCAGGTGATTATCCTACAAACTATTCTCCTTTATTGAGATAA